Proteins from one Cicer arietinum cultivar CDC Frontier isolate Library 1 chromosome 3, Cicar.CDCFrontier_v2.0, whole genome shotgun sequence genomic window:
- the LOC101491212 gene encoding UBP1-associated protein 2B codes for MVKKRKLPAKSSQPAEEPPLKQHQPEPELEPEPYIPAEEYEEVEEEVEEEYEEVEEEEEEEEEEEEEEEEEEQPQGVEYQDEDEEPIQKLLEPFTKDQIASLLCEAASKHRDVADRIRKIADGDAAHRKIFVHGLGWDTTSATLINAFSQYGEIEDCKAVTDKVSGKSKGYGFILFKKRSGARNALKEPQKKIGNRMTACQLASIGPVQNSLQPTPQVTPQTSEYTQKKIYISNVGPDLDPQKLFTFFSRFGEIEEGPLGLDKATGKPKGFCLFVYKSAESARRALEEPHKEFEGHILHCQKAIDGPKVVKTHHQQQQQQHVNSLNPLNHLNQLTQRTQYQRNDNAGFVVGGGGSSVAVSQQGHLMAPAGQGQAVGYNQAATAAAAQGLNPALTPALGQALTALLASQGATLGLTNLLGSLGTSTAVNPGVPTAGHGVQSGYSAQPGINPSVMGGAYGSSVPQVQYPNQQVGQGGSGRGQYGGAAPYMGH; via the coding sequence ATGGTGAAGAAGCGAAAACTCCCAGCTAAATCTTCTCAACCAGCAGAGGAACCCCCACTCAAGCAGCATCAACCGGAGCCGGAGCTAGAACCGGAACCATACATCCCCGCCGAAGAATACGAAGAAGTCGAAGAAGAAGTTGAGGAAGAATACGAAGAAGTAGAGGAGGAagaggaggaagaagaagaagaggaggaggaggaggaagaagaagaacaaccTCAAGGAGTCGAATACCAAGACGAAGACGAAGAACCAATCCAGAAGCTTCTAGAACCTTTCACTAAAGACCAGATCGCGAGTCTTCTTTGCGAGGCGGCTTCTAAACACCGTGACGTGGCTGATCGGATCCGCAAAATTGCCGATGGAGACGCGGCGCACAGGAAAATCTTCGTTCACGGTTTAGGATGGGACACCACCTCCGCAACCCTAATCAATGCATTTTCGCAATACGGTGAAATCGAAGACTGTAAAGCGGTTACTGACAAAGTTTCCGGTAAATCCAAGGGTTACGGTTTCATCCTCTTTAAGAAACGAAGCGGAGCGCGAAACGCGTTGAAGGAGCCTCAGAAGAAGATCGGTAACCGTATGACGGCGTGCCAGCTGGCATCCATAGGTCCCGTGCAGAATTCTCTGCAACCTACGCCGCAGGTTACGCCGCAAACGTCTGAGTATACGCAGAAGAAGATCTATATCAGTAATGTTGGCCCCGATCTTGATCCTCAGAAGCTTTTCACGTTTTTTTCGCGGTTTGGAGAGATTGAGGAAGGGCCGTTAGGGCTTGACAAGGCAACGGGAAAACCGAAAGGGTTCTGTTTGTTTGTTTACAAGAGCGCTGAGAGTGCGAGGAGGGCGTTGGAGGAGCCTCATAAGGAATTCGAGGGACATATTTTGCACTGCCAGAAGGCAATTGATGGACCTAAGGTGGTGAAAacacatcatcaacaacaacagcaacaacacGTGAATTCATTGAATCCGTTGAATCATCTGAATCAATTGACTCAGAGGACGCAATATCAGAGAAATGACAATGCTGgatttgttgttggtggtgGTGGAAGTAGTGTTGCAGTTAGCCAACAAGGACATTTAATGGCGCCGGCAGGACAAGGACAGGCGGTTGGGTACAATCAGGCTGCTACTGCCGCAGCAGCGCAGGGCCTGAACCCTGCGCTGACTCCGGCGCTTGGACAGGCTTTGACGGCCCTGCTAGCTTCTCAGGGTGCTACTTTGGGATTGACTAATTTGTTGGGGAGCCTTGGAACGAGTACTGCGGTTAATCCAGGTGTTCCTACTGCGGGACACGGAGTTCAGAGTGGATACAGTGCTCAGCCTGGTATAAATCCAAGTGTTATGGGAGGAGCATATGGGAGTTCAGTGCCGCAGGTGCAATATCCGAACCAGCAGGTTGGACAGGGTGGTTCTGGAAGAGGGCAATATGGTGGTGCTGCACCTTACATGGGGCACTAG
- the LOC101491527 gene encoding uncharacterized protein isoform X1 codes for MASEKEVALATTPPLASESDHPTMFSSIIKKEIPSTVFYEDDEVLAFRDIAPEAPPHIIIIPKVRDGLTGLSKAQTPSFSTQVRSDNIMLGEEQQSTQKNRRIRFTPGEDKILIQAWLNVPKKNAVVEGNQKADSFWLRIKNRYNKNRGHFKARGVSQIKSRWHKLNSIVQKFVECYTLAFQNKKSDSSESVIMGDAYAIYYQDVGEQFKLEFAWRLLKDEPKWSKTSFEGASKRTKISASGAYSISSNLDTPSSCEYNTTSPTVVCPSGTEVEKRKGKSKSDETSSVNVELVEVQEIPKSKVLVMGELARVQDEQNKLKEKELNMKEREFELEFLFKDTSRMTHRQLRDHEMLGNLIREKYGIM; via the exons ATGGCTTCAGAGAAAGAAGTTGCTCTTGCAACTACTCCCCCACTTGCCTCTGAATCCGATCATCCCACCAT GTTTAGCAGTATAATCAAAAAGGAGATTCCTTCTACTGTGTTTTATGAGGATGATGAG GTCCTTGCCTTTAGGGATATAGCTCCCGAAGCTCCTCCTCATATTATAATCATTCCCAAAGTTAGAGATGGTTTGACTGGTCTATCTAAG GCTCAAACCCCATCATTTTCAACCCAAGTCAGGTCGGATAATATTATGCTTGGTGAAGAACAACAATCAACTCAAAAAAACCGAAGAATAAGGTTCACCCCGGGAGAAGATAAAATTCTCATCCAAGCATGGCTAAATGTTCCCAAGAAGAATGCAGTTGTGGAGGGAAACCAAAAAGCAGATTCCTTTTggttaagaattaaaaataggTACAATAAGAATCGTGGCCATTTCAAAGCGAGGGGAGTGTCACAAATAAAATCTCGATGGCATAAGTTGAATAGCATAGTTCAAAAGTTTGTAGAGTGCTACACACTAGCTTTTCAAAACAAGAAAAGTGATAGCTCCGAGTCTGTCATCATGGGAGATGCATATGCGATTTATTATCAAGATGTAGGTGAGCAATTCAAGTTGGAGTTTGCATGGCGACTGTTGAAAGATGAACCTAAATGGTCAAAAACATCATTTGAAGGAGCTAGCAAGAGAACAAAGATTTCTGCTTCTGGAGCATACTCGATCTCATCTAATTTGGACACACCATCAAGTTGTGAATACAACACAACATCACCTACTGTGGTTTGTCCATCGGGGACAGAAGTAGAAAAAAGAAAGGGAAAATCAAAATCGGATGAAACATCTTCTGTTAATGTTGAGCTAGTTGAAGTACAAGAGATTCCAAAGTCAAAAGTTCTCGTCATGGGAGAATTGGCTCGCGTCCAGGATGAACAAAATAAGTTGAAGGAGAAAGAGTTGAATATGAAGGAGAGAGAGTTTGAGCTGGAGTTCCTCTTCAAGGATACATCCAGGATGACACATAGACAACTACGAGATCATGAGATGTTGGGTAATTTGATTAGAGAAAAATATGGAATTATGTGA
- the LOC101491527 gene encoding glutathione S-transferase T3-like isoform X2, translating into MQRSGDVIHLSHLFSNNTNFIFALAQTPSFSTQVRSDNIMLGEEQQSTQKNRRIRFTPGEDKILIQAWLNVPKKNAVVEGNQKADSFWLRIKNRYNKNRGHFKARGVSQIKSRWHKLNSIVQKFVECYTLAFQNKKSDSSESVIMGDAYAIYYQDVGEQFKLEFAWRLLKDEPKWSKTSFEGASKRTKISASGAYSISSNLDTPSSCEYNTTSPTVVCPSGTEVEKRKGKSKSDETSSVNVELVEVQEIPKSKVLVMGELARVQDEQNKLKEKELNMKEREFELEFLFKDTSRMTHRQLRDHEMLGNLIREKYGIM; encoded by the exons ATGCAAAGATCTGGTGATGTCATTCATTTGTCACACTTATTTTCAAATaacaccaattttatttttgcattG GCTCAAACCCCATCATTTTCAACCCAAGTCAGGTCGGATAATATTATGCTTGGTGAAGAACAACAATCAACTCAAAAAAACCGAAGAATAAGGTTCACCCCGGGAGAAGATAAAATTCTCATCCAAGCATGGCTAAATGTTCCCAAGAAGAATGCAGTTGTGGAGGGAAACCAAAAAGCAGATTCCTTTTggttaagaattaaaaataggTACAATAAGAATCGTGGCCATTTCAAAGCGAGGGGAGTGTCACAAATAAAATCTCGATGGCATAAGTTGAATAGCATAGTTCAAAAGTTTGTAGAGTGCTACACACTAGCTTTTCAAAACAAGAAAAGTGATAGCTCCGAGTCTGTCATCATGGGAGATGCATATGCGATTTATTATCAAGATGTAGGTGAGCAATTCAAGTTGGAGTTTGCATGGCGACTGTTGAAAGATGAACCTAAATGGTCAAAAACATCATTTGAAGGAGCTAGCAAGAGAACAAAGATTTCTGCTTCTGGAGCATACTCGATCTCATCTAATTTGGACACACCATCAAGTTGTGAATACAACACAACATCACCTACTGTGGTTTGTCCATCGGGGACAGAAGTAGAAAAAAGAAAGGGAAAATCAAAATCGGATGAAACATCTTCTGTTAATGTTGAGCTAGTTGAAGTACAAGAGATTCCAAAGTCAAAAGTTCTCGTCATGGGAGAATTGGCTCGCGTCCAGGATGAACAAAATAAGTTGAAGGAGAAAGAGTTGAATATGAAGGAGAGAGAGTTTGAGCTGGAGTTCCTCTTCAAGGATACATCCAGGATGACACATAGACAACTACGAGATCATGAGATGTTGGGTAATTTGATTAGAGAAAAATATGGAATTATGTGA